From the Echeneis naucrates chromosome 7, fEcheNa1.1, whole genome shotgun sequence genome, the window aaattttaaCCCTGCTGGAAAAATACCAAATCTAATATAAGActagatttatattttatacatacTTGAGCTTCTGTAGTTTGCATTGCGGGTTGGACAGTGATTTGCACAGCTTCATCAAGCCCTGGTCCCCGACCTTATTGAAACTGATGTCACACACACGTAACTGAGAGCTGCCTGAGGTCAGCACAAGCCCCAGATCTTCACAGCTTGTCTCAGTCATTCCGCATACTGTAAGACtgcattaatgaaaaaaaaaaaaaagatattacaAATGTATTAATTGAATTGCGTTCTGTCTTTGAAAAAGCTGTGGTAGGATAACGGCTATGTTTAAAGGGTGCCTTGAGTAGATAGTACTTTATATTTTGCAGTTTAGAGTCTCTCAGTCCAGCACAGAGGATTTTAAACTTTTCCTCTCCGAGGTGAGCGTGCCCGAGATCCAGCTCCTTAGTGACTCCTCTGCTGATAGCCGAAGCCAGATGGAGGACGGCCCCTACACTCAAGGAGCTGTCTGACAAGCTGGGAGACACAAGACTCATATCTGATATGTGATGGCAGAAACACCTGAAATAAATGATGACTCCAAATGTGAAATTGTAACATAACTTACATTATCTGATGCGATAAGCTCATGGCTGGAACGAGGACTTCTGCTTGCTCTTCTGTGAAATTTTCGGTTCTGTACAGATTCAGCATTATCAGCTCAGTGAGGCACGTCATGACATAGTTCAGAGATACACTGTCCTGGAGGCTCAGGCCGCCGTAGCTGAGGCCTGTTCGTGCTGATGGTGTGATGATCTCTTTCACCAAATTCTCATTTTGAGCTTGATGAAGCATGTGGTAGAAGCGGATGTGCCTGTCTTTTTCGTAAGCCTTAAGTGCTTCCTCTGAACTGCTTTTAAACCAACTTTTGAAATTCATAATCTGATCAGGGTCGAACTCCCCCAGCAGGGTCTCCAATGGTCTGCGCTGAATTGGCTCGGAAAGTCCTGACAAGAAGAGGTCAAGAAATTTTGCACGACCTTTCTGCTCTTCAAACATTTTCTCGACGCTCCCACCTGTTGACTTgtccaaaaagaaagacatggcCAAGATGAACTCCTGCATCTGCTGGGAGGTGAAGGAGAACACACACGTGTCTGAATCCAGATTACCGTCTACTCGCAAGAAAACACCAACTGAGGTGAGAAATTGTTGAAAGCCAAAGGAATTGAGTTCCTCTCTGGTGCAGCTTGAATGGTGGCTTAAAAAGCAACGAGGAGCCATCCTGCCGAGGGCCAGCACTAGCTGTCTGCTGCAGGCCTTGTTCAGTGAGAGCGCCTGAATCAGGTTAGTCAGGATATCTATACACACCTGAGATAGTGTCTCAGGAAGTTTTTTTCTAGCATCCATCAGGGTCTTGTAAATAGAGCAAACTGTCCAACAGAATCTAGGAGAGGTGCAGAAATCATAAAATCCTAGAGTCCTTTCCATATGTACTAGTGCTTTATTGGCAGCAGCTGGGTCAGTGAAGAACCGATTGAAGTAGGCTGCTCTTTGGGGCTTCAGAAAACCCAACATTTCTATCTGGGTGCTTTTCAGAAACGTCAGACGTTTAGTGGGCCTGGTTGCCACCACAAAGGCAGAGCCTTTCAGAAGTGATCCATGAAACAGACTGGCAATCAAACAGGACACCGAGACTGCTTGGCTGGGGTCGGAGCAGAGGGTGTGAACTGAGGGGTTCAGGTTGTATTTGTATCTATCCAgatcatcaaaaacaaacagcacctcTTCAGGCTTCTGTAGAATTGGTGGGATGCACTCAGGGGGGATACGACTGTGATGGTTTTGCATTAAAGTCTCCAGTGACAGCACAGCTTCAAGACTGTTCATTTCCCTCAGTCGGAAAtagaagacaaaagaaaggtTTTGAAGGTGATCACCTTTTGCCCAATCCAAAACTAACTTCTCCAGTGCAGTGGTTTTACCCGAGCCTTCTGGACCCATCAGTATCACGGTTTTGGTTTCAGCTGACAGAGCAGTGAGGATGGCATGATCAAGGGAGGACGGGGTGTCATCTTCATTTATATCTGCCACTCGATCTCCACCAGCGAGCTGGGATATGTACCTATTGCTGTTTATCACACTGACAGGCGGCTCTCCACCCAGGAGTGTTGACAGCCCCTGTGGCTTCAGGATGTGAGTCAGCACAGTGTCTTTGTCCATTTGTGTGC encodes:
- the LOC115046005 gene encoding NACHT, LRR and PYD domains-containing protein 12, which codes for MDKDTVLTHILKPQGLSTLLGGEPPVSVINSNRYISQLAGGDRVADINEDDTPSSLDHAILTALSAETKTVILMGPEGSGKTTALEKLVLDWAKGDHLQNLSFVFYFRLREMNSLEAVLSLETLMQNHHSRIPPECIPPILQKPEEVLFVFDDLDRYKYNLNPSVHTLCSDPSQAVSVSCLIASLFHGSLLKGSAFVVATRPTKRLTFLKSTQIEMLGFLKPQRAAYFNRFFTDPAAANKALVHMERTLGFYDFCTSPRFCWTVCSIYKTLMDARKKLPETLSQVCIDILTNLIQALSLNKACSRQLVLALGRMAPRCFLSHHSSCTREELNSFGFQQFLTSVGVFLRVDGNLDSDTCVFSFTSQQMQEFILAMSFFLDKSTGGSVEKMFEEQKGRAKFLDLFLSGLSEPIQRRPLETLLGEFDPDQIMNFKSWFKSSSEEALKAYEKDRHIRFYHMLHQAQNENLVKEIITPSARTGLSYGGLSLQDSVSLNYVMTCLTELIMLNLYRTENFTEEQAEVLVPAMSLSHQIILSDSSLSVGAVLHLASAISRGVTKELDLGHAHLGEEKFKILCAGLRDSKLQNINLTVCGMTETSCEDLGLVLTSGSSQLRVCDISFNKVGDQGLMKLCKSLSNPQCKLQKLKLQGCELTAASMEALSAALCSGCSELMEVDLIQNRIGDSGVEALSKALKHPLCKLQNLKLFDNEVTGACCSHLMESLRSEHCVLSELDLSVNELGQKGGLLLCQALSQLGCPLKKLGLKRCELTRPVFEELGSVLSSGNSKLESLLVGMHPVGDQGVKPLLAAVAHPNCLLEELDVEMTNLTDACVVDLCAAIRASKTLKNLELSNNSLTDVSVPALIQVMEDSPNMQELRLKYNDFSEDVLDMIEECGKVNF